The DNA segment AGATGTCATTTCGCAAACAGCATAGCATGAATCACCtaaattaattttcaaagaaAGTTAATATAAAGATTTAACAGGATAAACtgacaaaatgttattttatacggaaACAGCTCAGATACTGACCACGCCCATCACTATGAGTTCTGCGATTGTTCCGTCCTTCATTCTGAAGTAACCGACGACGAGATTTTTGCCGGGTATATGTGTTATCTTGTAGGTAAATGAGACTTTCTTCCAATCGTTTGATACGAGTGCCACCTCACCACCGTAAGACTGGGTCATAAATTCAAAACATAGCGCCCACTCACTGTCCATGTCAATGTCGTTCATCATCCATATAACTATACGACCTGCATAAATCATTGACAATTTCAGCTCTCCATGTTACATTGATGTTGGTGTTTTCCATTTCATAAACAATTATAGCTAACAAAGTTGATACCGCGTTATATCATAACAAATTATCTTAAATTCCACGCACGGACATGAAACAAATGATTTTTCGGTCAATATTTTCCCCGATCACATTTTTCACAAACTTGTGACTATTCTTCACAAATATGTATTTGTTCAAAAAGGGGGtttgttgcacctcaaaatggtagcagcacactaccaaaattcggccgagtctctaccaaaatgcgttacactcaacgcaatttggtagtttacaaaaatcaTACggtagtaccaaaatgcgttggatatgtacacatccaacgcaaaacgatatcaataataatctcatgatttacaaaaagaatattttgtgacgaatggcaatattatttcaaagagagtcatgatggaacttagtcgctcatccgaccttgacgttttgaccttgaaattataACGACCCTAtagattcagtcaagcaggaccattggaacacacgtgagagaggtcaGTGCAAttctaactttgacatacatcgagAGATATTGGGGAAGGAACTTGGAACAACTGTTCACCACAACTGTTTGATGCCTCGTTCGCATGACCCTGAGTCATGTTTCACAAACGCCCTTAAATAAGTATCGAGTTTGAGATTAAAATTCAGGAGATTCACGAGAAAATGTCACACAAGACGAGTTGTATAATACCTTTATACGATTTATTTCTTACCCATCTAAACacacagaacccaccatttccatGAGTTGTCCGCGGATGACCCCAAAATACCACTCgcatgtatacaccaaaataaaaatccaaCGACGGAGAATTTAGGTCTTTGAAAATTATTCGAGTAAGCCCACGCCCACATTTTACCATATTTTTACGTCACAAAGTTTGTTTCAAAGATATCTGTATCAAGTTTTGCCGGAAATATTTATCTAGGACccctaaaacacgcacagaattcaccatttatgtttatgtgtgATGTTTATGTgtgatgttttaaaatatttctaggtGGAGTACCTACGTGCCATCCACACATTTAtacattttcgtgctttaaaaaatcTCGGTGAACTATCCCTCCCTCTGACAACACTAGcgcattaaaacaacaaaacaatacagtatCATTACATAAGAAGCgtcgtttgaggcccctttcaTACCCTCAAGAATCtacattttagttgtttttatacaaaaactatatctcgggaggggaactcagaaccccccacccccatttttataggagacattccctcctttATTCTCTCtttttgtgcgtaatgtaaaaatgagcacagcccctgatgtagaaaaaaacTACTAAAATACGTTtcattccatgatccttaacacattaTATGTACCctagcaacgcattttgtcgctaccaaaactcgggccgaattttggtagtgactactaaaatgcgttgctaccattttgaggtgtaacaggGGTTCATAAgatttttcatagattttgtcTGTTCCTTTTAGTGTATCAACGTATTTATGGCACTAACTTCGAAAGAAGTAAAGTATGCTAATAAAGAACGCTTTAATTACCTCCTTTACTGAAGAGTGCCGATTTCTTGTATATAGAGACCGCTGTGTTTGGAGCCTGAGGTGCCTTGTTGTACTCCTCCAGAAAGTTACCACTGTATCCAAAATGGAACATCGACGTACACCCTGAatgataaagtttttcttttaaactataaTTGCAAATTTAACTTTGTAACTGTTTTATGGTCATAACCCTGTTTAATGTATGTTAATTTATGATGTGCTGAGAGAGGTTGATTCCCTCTAGATTCCCTGTCATCGCTGTATTAAGATATTTTTGTGCTTGGAGTTTATGATAAAAGGAAAACATTCTTTCAATTACAAGAGTGGTTGTTAGAGATAGGCCTGTATTCCATCAACACTTCTGTATTAATTCTGCTTTAAATTAAGACAACATGAGTTGACAATTATCTAAACCATGTCTTATACCTTCGCCCATGCCACCGTCAAATGTTTCTCCTGGAATGACCCAATCACACGTGCACACATGGGGGTTATACCAGAGACCACGTGGACACTCCATAGCTGTTACACTGTCATGACCGTCCCAGAGATAAAACAGATGCGGCTGTCCTGGAAACGGCATTGTAGTCCCGGCAAAGCAAGCTGGAATGAACAATTACACGACATTACCATTCAAGAAAAACAAGACAAGTATTAAAGAGTGTAACAAACACAATGGTCTTGTCGCAAAGGCAAGTCATGCAGCGCATTGTCGTTCAGTCAAATATGTCGAAATTTCCAGAACACGTTTGAAAAGCCGAGATGGCACTTTTAGCAGAAATAGGTAGTCAAACGAAAGATGAGGCATAATACATGACAATAAGCAAGTATGAAAGAACATTTGTTATTGCTATACTATCTTCAATATCACACTTGAGGTCACATTATATCATGTCTTCTATTTTTCTTTAAGTCGATCAAAGTGAAAACAACATCGACGAAAacgattaacattatagataaaAAGAAAGCCAAATCAAATTGCTAGAAATACGACATTTCTCATATTCATATTGCAAATTCAATTACGAAGTTATTGGCATAAAGCACATGTAAACAAAAATGCCTATTAAAGtacaacataaatataaaacaaaatcatatatatttGTACACTGCAAAGACAATAAGCATTGTTGAGACAAGATAACAGACTTAACAGTTAACTGAAGGTGAAAGTTTTTGACAGCTAGGTggaaaaaaaacaatgtcattcCGTCTCACCCTCTTAAATTGCCCTTCCCACTTAATCAATGATCGATTTCTACCTCGGTGACAGGTGACGTCCATTGGTGTTAAATTTGTCTTGAAGGGACATTTGACATCTGCGATATGTCAAGAACCTTTCATACTAATTAACACTAattatctattatatatatatatatatatatatatatatatatatatatgtaaacagaaaaacaacatgtataaaGAAGACTCTCCTCATCACTGAAATTGTCGAGCCTTGATTGAGATAAACTTTCAATGAGGACTCGACAACGTGACCATAATTCGCGGATTCAGCAGTGGGGTTTGTCCAGGAGAAAAAAACGTGATTCCGATATGCGTCTTGCCCGATTATTATTGATcaaaacattttagataaaccAAATTTGGAAATGAGACTTCCAGCcatatcttaaataaaaataagtcatTGTTTTCAAGGCTGTGTGCGTTCAGTTGCTTCTAGCTCCAAAGCGGGCAGATTTATTAACAGTGTGTGGTTTAAACTCACGATGCATAATTCCCGACGGTTGAATACAGGTAGAGTCTGGCAGACAGCCTTGTTTCATAGCGTTGAAGGCAAATCCACTGGGACATATTCCAGATACTGACTGACCCTTCAAGCACTTGTAGTAACCGAAACAGGTCTGACCATCCGAGTACTGGCGACCTGTCGGCAATCTCCGACAAGGGTCTGAAAATATATCAACTGTCGGTTTCAGCATTTCATCTTTTCATTTAAATCGATGTTATAATTTATATGTACAAGACATACCCGGAAAGAAAGACcaacatatttctattttgtttttgaacTCGAAACAACTTATAGAAATGTTGATGACAGAGTCATCAGAATAGCTGTATGCAGTAACAAGTAAAACGTCACATACGTACAATAAGAAATACATAATTACTGCACACAACGCTTTCGTTAAAAGGATGTTAATTTctcacattttgaaaaaaaagaaacgttttaaAATCATAGGCTATACATTATCTAAACCTAAATTATGCAAAGCATGTAAgctgtatatttttcttttatgttcaGGAATAAGAATTTCTGTGGTTTTCCCTTCAAAATGATGGATAAGTATTTTCACGGAAATCAAAAATATTCTCATGCAAACactattttctacatttaaaaacaCTCTGGATAAAACAATTAAACTGATGCTTTGGACACTTCAGATATCTCACATTAGATATCTCACATTAGATATCTcgcatttcaatttaaaaatcaGAATGAATAGCACGACCCTGTTGTTTAAAAACTGACCACCCCAGCTTAAATTACATactgaaattaattttttaaggCTATAAACCTCGTAATGGTTATTTTCTATATCATATTATATtcactattttgaaattttgaaagtttcttttactaaaaaaattatgtttttttttaaagaaaaatgacaCAAATTACATAACTGTTCTGTTACACcatatgatatgaaaataattattgaatgataaaatatatttaccgAAATGACAAAGAACATCTTCTGCTTTCACACATTTTTGTCCGTTGAAGAACGTCCCTACTGCGCATGTCTCCAGGAATCCATTTCCGTCCTTGTCACAGTGGATGTATTGGTTACATGATCCAGGGAACGGATAGTAACCCCAGCCACCATCAGATAAACGTTTGCTACAAACCGCTGAAAACATACAAAACAGGATggaaaattttaagaattttggCTCACGGCTTACACCAACactactggttgggaaccattttccggacacatttttatatttcggctccattattccctaaaaaatatatttgacataaatgaagcccacactgcacaaacttcagctccttccacatccgatgttgtaatcagcatcgcgttgtgacgtaaaatatgggttccatggggcctcaaatggggtcactaaaataagttatttttcccgtcaggtaaaccagtatccggacaaatattttgacggtgttttgttgttaatttgatatcaaaataagtaattaaactatttctacacctttctttatcattcatctcttcaaaattgcacatgaaacataacccgacgttcaataggagcatcgaaagcaaaccgaggttgactataaaaaactcgaatttcgtcttatacgaattcttgataattccaatagatatagaataaaattagtgcaaaaatcgacagccctgcatcttacgtaacttttagcgtgaaattaaaagtagaacatgttatcagcagacaatcattatgtagtttgattatttcttccccacctgatacctcggcatgtgtgaactactgcgcatgcgcaatgctatcttcatgtcccgttaagacagaaagttgttttgtaaacgcaggtgagttatcatcaaaaacccaaaaattatacagccttataaaatagtggtttgttgtagacatgaagaacaaacatctaaatgatctagatgaaacaattacatgaattacaacgaaataaagcggatattacatgtgtccggaaactggtcctgtccggaaaatgatTCCCAACCAGTACCGGTACGCGTGTGCAATTTCAACCTTTCCAATTTTCTGTAAATCTATAAAAGATAAATCACTGAAAACTCGGAAACCATCCGTCACAGTCACAGCCGTGAATTTAGAGGGTGTTTTCTCCAATTCTGGAGGatttaattaaattatgttattaatgttgataatgcatgaaagtttcaaaataaagcAAATTTTCAGCATGGAGTCCCCAATAAATAAGCTACTTCACGTGAAATAGcattttgcaaaagtttttgAGCATTTTTTAGCTTTTACAGTCCTTGTATACTTTCTACAGATTCTCTGCTTTAgttacaattttatataaaaaagcgaATTGTCTGTCTTATGTCTTCTATTTtcgtattttgagaaaatattctTTTGCACGGTAACTGGTTTAATATAATTCTAAAATATGAAGTTATAAATTGATAGAAATATGTATACTGTTAAACATATAATTTAAATAACTGTTACTACAGTATATTTTGTACAGAGTTTACTCAAACTAGAGTGAAAATCTTTAAAGTATCTTGCAgttattatgtcaaatatttgtaaataagcaAAGGCGTACCGTATCTTACTATTCCTCCGCAAGGGTTTTAACCGCTGAAAGAGCATTAGTGACTACTtacaaagaaaaatgtatttaaagtcttgtaagtttaaatttcaaacaaACCACACGTTGAACCTGGCGACATATTTACCTGACAGATGTGAATGTTGTTTTCCCGTAAGTTTTTTGAAGTGGTCATACTTTGAATCAGTCAGTGTCGCTGCGACCCCCGCGTCTACTTGAATTGGCTGTATCCCAAACGGCCGCGCGGTCAGAGAGAACGGAACCATTTTCAGATCGCTGTCTACATCCATGCTGACAATGTCGTCTGCAGTATCGTCACAAAAATAACATTGGATGTAAAATGTTATAAGTACTGCGACAATAGTCCCAATTCTCCCTTCCATTGTCAGTTTGCcactgaaaagcataaaaatcCGACTTGCGTTAATCGAGACAgacaaaaagaatgaaaaaatactCATTCGTCATCTTATTACATTTTAGAATCAGGTGCATTTTATCAATCAAGTAACTCCAGACATgttaatttatgttaatttataaaatgtatttctagatcaaaagtaaaatttctaaatttattattttattttgaccaaTCAGTAACCATGATTTATTTTAATACGTGTCCATCGACATTTTACCAATCACCAGtttaattttgttacttttgatgaATTAGCTTTTCTTTTTGTACGTGAAAATGTTGTGTTTATCGTAAGTAAACGTGGGAATTGGTTGAACGTGGACAGACAGTGCGACTGctttcatgttttatatataaatccTGGTACTATCAGTTCACAACTAATAAGTATTTTGATATTAAAGCTTAAATTTAATGAACATTCTCAAAACATCAAGACATCTACCAAGACTGTTAACTCACAGAGCAATTTAGCACACTTAATTACTTatgtttcattaaataaaaaacacattcTCTATAATTCAATTTCTAGAAATAGTACAAATGTCACACAATGCGCAAAATTCTGCGAAGTCAGTGTTAAAACAAATGTCTGAAGTATATACATTCACATAAAGCTGCATCTTGATATTATACAGTAAGAG comes from the Mercenaria mercenaria strain notata chromosome 9, MADL_Memer_1, whole genome shotgun sequence genome and includes:
- the LOC123547647 gene encoding uncharacterized protein LOC123547647, coding for MLFSGKLTMEGRIGTIVAVLITFYIQCYFCDDTADDIVSMDVDSDLKMVPFSLTARPFGIQPIQVDAGVAATLTDSKYDHFKKLTGKQHSHLSAVCSKRLSDGGWGYYPFPGSCNQYIHCDKDGNGFLETCAVGTFFNGQKCVKAEDVLCHFDPCRRLPTGRQYSDGQTCFGYYKCLKGQSVSGICPSGFAFNAMKQGCLPDSTCIQPSGIMHPCFAGTTMPFPGQPHLFYLWDGHDSVTAMECPRGLWYNPHVCTCDWVIPGETFDGGMGEGCTSMFHFGYSGNFLEEYNKAPQAPNTAVSIYKKSALFSKGGRIVIWMMNDIDMDSEWALCFEFMTQSYGGEVALVSNDWKKVSFTYKITHIPGKNLVVGYFRMKDGTIAELIVMGVKPNIPHFLRVAKLGAIMKMRIDNMPAATVAIGAGVASATTPMVIGAARGCHGFKGFFDELKFFRCVPATFFKDYKGLM